The following proteins are encoded in a genomic region of Nicotiana sylvestris chromosome 4, ASM39365v2, whole genome shotgun sequence:
- the LOC138890065 gene encoding uncharacterized protein, translated as MYPISDSSWTLPVQCVLKKGGMTVVTNAQNELIPTRTVTGWRVCTNYPKLNKVTRKDHFPLPFLDQMLDILAGHVFYCFLDGCVPEEEQLSILEAFHSSPYGVHHGGARTTSKVLSCGFYCPTLYKDTSELLK; from the exons atgtaccccatctctgatagctcttggactttgccAGTGCAATGTGTactgaagaagggtggtatgaccgtggttaccaatgcacaaaatgagttgattcctaccaggactgTCACTGGGTGGAGGGTGTGCACAAACTACcccaagttgaataaagtgacccgcaaggatcacttcccattgccttttcttgatcagatgctagacatACTTGCTGGGCATgtcttctactgtttcttggatgg gtgtgtcccggaggaggagcaattgagtatcttagaggctttccattcctctccctatggtgtccATCATGGAGGGGCGAGGACGACTTCaaaggttcttagttgtgggttttactgtccaactttgtacaaagatacAAGTGAACTTCTGAAGTGA
- the LOC138890066 gene encoding uncharacterized protein: protein MAPKLEDPGAFTIPCTFRSVDFAKALCNLGANINLMPYSVFKTLGIGKPRPTSMRLQMADRTMKRPLSIIDDVLVRVDKFILSANFVILDCEVYYEVPIILGITFLATGKTLVDMEAGQLTFRVGDEKVFFHVYKSMKQPKSS, encoded by the coding sequence atggctccgaagttagaagatcccggtgctttcaccattccttgcaccttTAGGAGTGTagactttgcaaaagctctatgtaATTTGGGGGCaaatatcaacttgatgccctactcagttttcaagactttgggtattgggaaaccaaggccgacttccatgagattacaaatggcagatagaacaatgaagagacctttgagtataattgatgatgttcttgtccgggtggacaagttTATCTTGTCGgctaattttgtgatcttggattgtgaggtatattatgaggttccaatcatattgggaataactttccttgctactgggaagacCTTAGTTGATATGGAAGCAGGGCAACTCACCTTCcgagtgggtgatgagaaagtgttCTTTCATGTGtacaagtcaatgaagcagccaaAGAGTTCttaa